From the Chionomys nivalis chromosome 18, mChiNiv1.1, whole genome shotgun sequence genome, the window AAGAAAGACTGTCAGTGAGCGTTAGTTTATGAGGTGGTCATAGGAGCTGAAAGTCAGAACGTTCATTAACACAGAGAAGACGATCACATAAGTAAACAGCAGTAGCATGCCTTGTCATTTTTATTACCTGTTAAGGACGGATCCTCAGTCCCATCTCCAGCCATTGGGACGCCTGGGGGAGAGTGGTGGGCAGGGCTGCCTAAGCGTTCCTCTTGCTCTTTCAGAGATATGGAATTTTTGTGGGGAGATTTATGGTTTGTGTTTTCAAGAGGTCTAACTTCTGATCTCTTTCTAGGAAGCGGGGTTGGTTTGGTTGGCTGGTAAACCTGACTACAGGGAGCTACGGGATGGTAGGATGGCGTCTCGGCTTGTCCTTCATCCTCCTCCCCCTCGTCATCGATCACGACCAGCTCGGCATGGATGACCCCGTCGTACCCCGTCAGaagcttcttttcttcctcattgTCGTCTGCCTGCTGATACCCCATGAAAATCATCGTCACCGGTTCTGCGTCATCCACATCAGAAGGCAGAGAATGAACGACGTTGTATCTTACATCTTCGGCCTCCTCCTGGCAAGTGGGTGAAGAACCCTGAGGTCCTGATTTCTCAGGACTCGCTCTGCGGGGGCTCAGTCCTGTCCTTGGAGAAACCTCCTGTTCATTCTGCCTGGTGTTCGATTCTTCCCAGGGAGTCCCCACCCTCTTTTGTTGGGTGTGAACCATCTCTTCTGCTTGCTGAACTGTTGATCGGGGCTGAGGTGTTGGCCGAATAGGGCTGGTGTGAGAGGGACCATTGCTTCTCCCCTCTGAAAGCCCATCGTTCAGATTGTGCATGGATTCATTTGCATGGTTGCCCAATCCGTTAGCTCTCATCATTATCCTTTCTTGAAAGTTTGGTCCAGGGcttactctttctctctgtggGGTCAGAGGCCTGCAAAACGGATTGGCATACACGGGCTCATGGTACTCCGTGGGTGACTTCGAGTTCCTCTCTGAGGCTTGTCTCAGGAGATCCTCCACTTCGACGGGTGCAAGGCCATCAGTGCCATTGTAGGTTGTGTTCTGATTGGAGCTGACAGCGTAGACTGACTTCTGCCCATCATCGTATACCTTTATCCCCATGCTTTTAAAGTCATCTGATGGGAGGGGTATTGAAGACAGAACAATACTTTCCCCAGTCTTCAAATCTTTTTCAACTTTAATTTCCATGGCATACAAAGCTGTTAAAAGACAAATTTAATGCAAGATTTAGTACTCCCTTTCTCTTATAAactagtttgtttgcttttataccCTTTGATGTtcttttaaatgacatttaaaaacttttaactcagcagtggtggcacacaccttgaatcccagcactcggaaggcagaggcagctgagtctctgtgagttcgccaTCAGGCTGGTCTattaaattctaggacagccaaagctacacagagaaaccctgtctcgaacaaaacaaagcagagcaaagcaaagcaaagtaaAGCATAGTAACAACAAACCCCCCAAAACCACCTTTGTGATTtgaatgctggagagatggctctagaAGGACTGAGTTACATTCCTAGCATCCTTGTTAGGaggctcacaacctcctataactccacctccagggggatctgatgccccctggCCCCCACATGCCCCTACACGaacgtggtgcacacacacacatatacacataaaaatacatctgTAATCTCCCCTTCGGTTTTACCAATTTGTTTTATAATAACCAACCATATAGCAACATGGTGGCTGAAGAAgtgaagaattttgaaaaaataGTATGGAGGAGTGAGGAAGAGAAACAGGTCTACGTAGCTGATATTTTCACAGAGAACCAAAAGATACCCTTTTCCAGTGACTAAAAGTGGCCAGCCAGACCTAGACACTTTTGTTTCCTTATTAAGAAGAATTCCTGCCTTCTTCTTTGGAAGACCAGCCATACTGTGGGCTGTGGCAGGTACAACACGCAGCAGTGGGATCTGTTCTCACAGCCCTGTTGCAAGCCCAGTTGCCGACTGAAACTGTAAAGTGCTCTAAGGTCTTCACAGTGTGGAAAGTGGTAAGATGCGTCCCTGTACCCGAAGAAGTCAGAAGCCTGgagttccctttctctctttctctttcaaaatacAGAAATACTTTATCTTATGCATTATCGGTGTTTtaccacatgtatgtctatgcaccatgtgtatgcctggtgcccaacgACATCAGAACAGGGCACTAGaacacctggaactggagttacagatgtttgtgagctgccatgtggctgctgggacttgaaccttgGTCATCCGCAAGAGTAGcaggtgctcttaattgctgataCTTCTCTCTAGACATTCCCTTTTATCCTCCCAATTTAACACCACTTGCAAGCAGATGAAGGGCTGAAAATAGAGCAGCAGCAACTATACTGGACAACTGAACTGGAGGTGACCGGTGAACGGGGCGGTGCGGGGGCAGAAGCTGGCGTCTGTCTCCTGACCCAGGCAAGAGCCCGTGGATGGAATTTTAACAGGTGACAGGAACAGCATTCATAGAGTTAGAATGTGTCGGCACTTGCTTTTGGTATATCTTCCGGTTTTCCTTTAGCTCATCTTATACTTCTTGTGTCCCCTGTTGCCTGATGTGTCATGCCTTTCCCTGGGTACCCAGTTAAACCTGCAAGGTCTCTATCCATCTTCCCTCTGCCTCacatctcttcctctttcttctgcaTTGTACTCCCTGAATGCTTGATAAACACCTGCCATGTGCCTAAGTGAGCTTGGTGTATAGTAGTTAGTTATTAAATACCTGCTACCTGAATAAGGGACTGCTACCTGCAGATGGAAACTAGCTCCTCCTTCAATTCTAAAATTCAAATTCTTCCTCTTTGGCCAAACCTTCATTTCCCTGAGACTTTAAAGTATTAGCTCTATGAAAATCATTATCCCATGAAGTTAAATAATACCTGATCTTTCCAAGGGGACATTTTcacttcaaaaatatttcataactCAATATCTTCTGGATGAAATTTTTGAGCAGAGGGGTTTGGAAGCGTTACTTGCCTGTTTCAGGCCTTATCTTATTGTTCCTGCCTATTTTGGAAGGGAACAAAATGCACGGAATAAATACTTCACCCTCATTATTCCTAACTGTGCAAGCCGTGGGAACTGCCCCGTAGCCCTGAGAACTTTGTAAAATGGACCTTTGCCTAAACTGGAAACACAGGCAAGCTGTGAAGATTAAATATAAACTCTGAAATTGAGGGGccagggatatggctcagtgggcaaaaatTTGCTGCCTGATGACTTTAGTTC encodes:
- the Palmd gene encoding palmdelphin, which gives rise to MEEAELVKGRLQAITDKRKIQEEISQKRLKIEEEKSKHQHLKKKALREKWLLDGISSGKEQEEMKKQNQQDQHQTQVLEQSILRLEKEIQDLEKAELQISANEEAILKKLKSIERTTEDIIRSVKVEKEAIPEESIEDIYANIPDLPSSYVPSRLRKERHEGQDDDEQNRKALYAMEIKVEKDLKTGESIVLSSIPLPSDDFKSMGIKVYDDGQKSVYAVSSNQNTTYNGTDGLAPVEVEDLLRQASERNSKSPTEYHEPVYANPFCRPLTPQRERVSPGPNFQERIMMRANGLGNHANESMHNLNDGLSEGRSNGPSHTSPIRPTPQPRSTVQQAEEMVHTQQKRVGTPWEESNTRQNEQEVSPRTGLSPRRASPEKSGPQGSSPTCQEEAEDVRYNVVHSLPSDVDDAEPVTMIFMGYQQADDNEEEKKLLTGYDGVIHAELVVIDDEGEEDEGQAETPSYHPVAPCSQVYQPTKPTPLPRKRSEVRPLENTNHKSPHKNSISLKEQEERLGSPAHHSPPGVPMAGDGTEDPSLTALRIRMAKLGKKVI